One window from the genome of Paenibacillus azoreducens encodes:
- a CDS encoding ABC transporter permease produces MGDTAAAAPAEQRRRAGRGKGRRTFWRYRWLYLFMIPGVLYYLIYHYIPMFGLVVAFQDYNLLKGITGSPWVGLDNFRTVFSSPDFPVLMKNTILLSVYRIVFNMLPDLILALMLNEIRVRWFKKWVQTLTYGPHFLSWIIVYGLVFAFFAPGSGLVTTFMRDMGWTPIDVLTNSSVFRPMLILTDIWKSTGYGAIIYLAALANINQELYEAAAIDGAGRWRQLWNITLPGIREVFVLLLILRLGHILDAGFEQVYIFLNVRVYDVGDILDTWIFRRGIEQMQFSVPAAVGVFKSLIGLVLVLGANKIAKKMGGSGIW; encoded by the coding sequence ATGGGCGACACCGCTGCGGCCGCACCGGCCGAACAGAGAAGGCGGGCGGGCCGGGGAAAAGGCAGAAGAACGTTCTGGCGTTACCGCTGGCTGTACTTGTTTATGATTCCCGGCGTCCTGTATTACCTGATTTACCATTACATCCCCATGTTTGGCCTGGTCGTTGCTTTTCAGGATTACAACCTGCTTAAGGGGATTACCGGCAGTCCGTGGGTAGGACTGGACAATTTCAGGACGGTATTTTCATCACCCGACTTTCCTGTCCTTATGAAAAATACGATCCTCCTTAGCGTGTACCGCATCGTATTCAATATGCTGCCGGACCTGATTCTGGCGCTCATGCTTAATGAAATCAGGGTCCGCTGGTTCAAAAAATGGGTTCAAACGCTCACTTACGGGCCGCATTTTCTCTCCTGGATTATCGTGTACGGTTTGGTGTTTGCCTTTTTCGCACCGGGATCGGGTCTGGTCACGACGTTTATGCGCGATATGGGCTGGACTCCGATTGATGTATTGACCAATTCCTCCGTATTCCGGCCGATGCTCATCCTAACGGATATCTGGAAGAGCACCGGTTATGGAGCGATCATCTATTTGGCGGCGCTGGCCAACATCAATCAGGAGCTGTACGAAGCGGCCGCGATCGACGGCGCCGGGCGCTGGCGCCAATTATGGAATATCACGCTACCCGGAATTCGCGAGGTGTTCGTGCTGCTGCTCATCCTTCGCCTCGGCCATATTTTGGATGCCGGTTTTGAGCAGGTGTACATTTTCCTGAATGTCCGCGTATACGATGTCGGCGATATTTTGGACACCTGGATTTTCCGCAGAGGTATTGAACAAATGCAGTTTAGCGTGCCGGCGGCTGTCGGCGTCTTTAAATCCTTGATCGGTCTGGTGCTGGTGCTCGGGGCCAATAAAATTGCCAAAAAAATGGGCGGCTCAGGGATCTGGTAG
- a CDS encoding extracellular solute-binding protein yields the protein MSYKSERPTFQERMDHFVNVIRTDILNDIRQEGTYLPSESTLAKQFQLSNKSIRKGLNQLVEEGLIVKIDRVGSMVTPHSREAITIHFGCPLSLTTDFMIDDLIAEFTRRNPGIHVRRITLNTLNYVRSAEEMIQNGLLDVVALNSPQFQEWHELGLTPLLEELASDNALYPITESAFHVDGKVYVRPVSFSPVVLCYNKQHFREAGIPEPDSYWSWDDLIGVTMRLADSRGRHGIYFLPASENRYSIFLLQGGKGRTEPKSGGTGRLNMLEGLDKLHELINNRHIFPNYWAQGNDETIRLFAEGQVSAILATYFNLNEFAHMDLEYDICPLPTLHLGDPQKTLMLTIGTALVRRSPAKEAAARFMEFLSSADAQLLIRRKTVSIPARKEAAEAADDPGELNRPSRYFMYREMFPSFAYHKEIGLQIQDLRTFSRFLKEYWSGMIDVCVLYNKLEEWVSPPQKGKTKKPITSQR from the coding sequence ATGAGTTATAAATCAGAACGGCCGACATTTCAGGAACGCATGGATCATTTCGTGAATGTGATTCGGACCGATATTTTGAACGACATCCGGCAGGAAGGGACGTATCTTCCGTCGGAAAGCACGCTTGCGAAGCAGTTCCAGCTCAGCAATAAATCGATCCGCAAAGGGTTGAATCAGCTGGTCGAGGAAGGACTGATCGTGAAAATCGACCGTGTCGGAAGCATGGTTACGCCGCATTCGAGGGAAGCCATCACCATCCATTTCGGCTGCCCGCTATCGTTGACCACCGACTTTATGATCGATGATCTCATTGCCGAATTTACGCGGAGAAATCCGGGCATTCATGTGCGAAGAATCACATTGAACACATTAAACTATGTCCGTTCCGCCGAAGAGATGATCCAAAATGGATTGCTGGACGTCGTGGCGTTGAACAGCCCGCAGTTTCAGGAGTGGCATGAGCTCGGGCTCACCCCGCTGCTTGAGGAGCTAGCTTCCGACAACGCGCTATACCCGATCACGGAATCCGCTTTTCATGTAGACGGCAAGGTTTATGTCCGTCCGGTATCTTTTTCACCTGTGGTGCTTTGCTATAACAAGCAGCATTTTCGCGAGGCGGGCATCCCCGAACCTGACAGCTATTGGAGCTGGGATGATCTGATCGGCGTTACAATGCGGCTGGCGGACAGCCGCGGCAGGCATGGCATTTATTTTTTGCCTGCGTCCGAGAATCGCTACTCCATTTTTTTGCTGCAGGGGGGAAAAGGAAGAACAGAGCCGAAAAGCGGCGGCACCGGCAGGCTGAACATGCTCGAAGGTCTGGATAAGCTGCATGAGCTTATCAATAACCGCCATATCTTCCCGAACTACTGGGCGCAGGGCAATGATGAAACGATCCGCCTTTTTGCGGAAGGGCAGGTATCCGCGATTTTGGCGACCTATTTCAATCTGAATGAATTTGCGCATATGGATTTGGAGTACGATATTTGTCCGTTGCCGACCCTGCATCTGGGCGATCCGCAGAAAACGCTCATGCTGACGATCGGCACGGCTTTAGTCCGCCGCTCTCCGGCCAAGGAAGCTGCCGCGCGGTTCATGGAGTTTTTATCTTCCGCCGACGCGCAGCTGCTCATCCGCCGCAAGACCGTAAGCATCCCTGCCCGGAAAGAAGCGGCGGAAGCCGCGGATGATCCGGGCGAATTGAACCGTCCGTCCAGGTACTTCATGTACCGCGAAATGTTTCCGTCTTTTGCTTACCATAAGGAAATCGGACTGCAAATTCAGGACCTGAGGACATTCAGCCGCTTCCTGAAGGAATATTGGTCAGGTATGATTGATGTATGTGTACTGTATAACAAACTTGAAGAATGGGTTTCGCCACCTCAAAAAGGAAAGACAAAGAAGCCGATCACCTCGCAGCGATAG
- a CDS encoding CAP domain-containing protein: MRQVTSGYQKQNDEKKRLMSKGFQMFGLRRGLRLLVLASLISAGMLAGSAAVPAMAAEAGTAAGMNQDQSEALTYLNSVRAKVGLQPLQFSATISKAARLHALYYNANHEKLAENSHSQTKGASGFTGATVLERLKASGWSPGPNGYTTGEVMHFEQSGSKEAIESWLNTAYHREIILSHKYKEIGIGLVDGTAVMDLAGPYDPAPIKGGIAVFPYNGMKNVDVGFYGLENPNPLSKFNVKESGYIISATAQNEMVWHKADITDESGADVPYFEELRNKNTLFMYPKSVLKENHTYKVSLSYEMKGKAGKQQITWSFTTGAAGSKS; the protein is encoded by the coding sequence ATGCGGCAGGTAACAAGCGGATATCAAAAACAGAACGATGAAAAGAAAAGGCTTATGAGCAAGGGATTTCAAATGTTCGGCCTGAGACGGGGCTTGCGTCTGTTGGTTCTGGCTTCGCTCATCTCGGCGGGTATGTTGGCCGGCAGCGCGGCAGTTCCGGCGATGGCGGCAGAGGCAGGGACTGCTGCAGGCATGAACCAGGATCAAAGTGAAGCATTGACATACTTGAATAGCGTGAGAGCCAAGGTTGGGTTGCAGCCACTGCAGTTCAGCGCGACGATTTCGAAGGCGGCCCGGCTTCATGCGCTTTATTACAATGCCAATCATGAAAAATTGGCGGAGAATTCGCATAGCCAAACCAAAGGCGCATCCGGATTTACGGGAGCAACTGTCCTGGAGCGGCTGAAAGCATCCGGTTGGTCGCCCGGCCCGAACGGATATACGACCGGCGAAGTGATGCATTTCGAGCAGTCGGGGAGTAAGGAAGCCATAGAAAGCTGGCTGAATACCGCTTACCATCGGGAGATTATTCTCAGCCACAAATATAAGGAAATCGGAATCGGTCTTGTGGATGGCACTGCAGTCATGGATTTGGCTGGTCCTTATGATCCGGCTCCAATCAAGGGGGGCATCGCCGTATTTCCTTATAACGGCATGAAAAATGTGGATGTCGGCTTTTACGGGCTTGAAAATCCCAACCCGCTGAGCAAGTTCAATGTGAAAGAATCAGGTTACATTATTTCGGCAACGGCGCAAAACGAAATGGTATGGCATAAAGCCGACATTACCGACGAGAGCGGGGCTGACGTCCCTTATTTTGAAGAACTTCGCAACAAAAATACGCTGTTTATGTACCCCAAATCTGTTCTAAAAGAGAATCATACATATAAAGTGTCATTATCCTATGAAATGAAAGGAAAGGCCGGGAAGCAGCAAATAACCTGGTCATTTACCACCGGCGCCGCAGGTTCAAAAAGCTGA
- a CDS encoding right-handed parallel beta-helix repeat-containing protein yields the protein MLYTLPDVKSLKRIPPERRKEGDTVWVAGYYKAGDPGAKLMRWDGSSTAADNGGTVHAPADGGKGRWIMAHQGVGDFKYFGIFGKEHPADAALEAWLSDPSVYRIEASSDLRFVKRHRLERSHIELDFNGFAVYTDGIEEAPPNDPFAAVFQFRGKPSGEVQTVRLTEDLAEMSDVFEVEDAAGFAVGGWWRAQASRVPGGGGTEWELDKLVMVTEIIDAKHVRFNYKNGWRIGKGRSITYRKIIPVTKAHVKNMIFYGAGATDTTGSHPLVYEYAVDCNAEAIEAFGTFWPVIMRRHCTYFVTERCRLTNPAEVIIGGTGYMTQQIYCLCGHVRDCQTSNARHLNDFTGSAYCLVENCHGDGDEHGTFVTHGQYEHDLTFTGNSGLLSFANSGPIWGESAKRITVKKHVGSRFISFRKVTDMTLEDVHVFEREGVPDSGSIWVNADGVQMKNCTADDGVAFFQASSRSERPNAIENCTFKLSKGNALNRAPITRNLSFYNCHFHGLDGNHWNAPGRLHFRECYLHGTDHAEPLRMAGRVFSFHGGMMENIGLMLCGTENQRVEVFSGARICGTNRSKSFFAIDKEAGRVEWMFSGMVSEAGDRDTLHFSLISGHGEYTASGCVFEGGGFEVAADYFEGGYMLHQGNVERAVDRGGLPAENAAVRHLQGNLILR from the coding sequence ATGCTGTACACTTTACCTGATGTCAAGTCATTAAAGCGGATTCCGCCGGAGCGCCGGAAAGAGGGCGACACGGTTTGGGTTGCAGGCTACTATAAAGCTGGAGATCCCGGCGCAAAGCTGATGCGCTGGGATGGAAGCAGCACCGCCGCCGACAATGGCGGCACGGTGCATGCGCCCGCGGATGGCGGAAAGGGACGCTGGATCATGGCGCACCAAGGAGTCGGAGACTTCAAATATTTCGGCATATTCGGCAAGGAACATCCCGCCGATGCGGCGCTGGAGGCCTGGCTGTCCGATCCGTCGGTATACCGTATCGAAGCCAGCTCTGACCTGAGATTTGTCAAACGGCACCGCTTGGAGCGAAGTCATATCGAACTGGATTTCAACGGTTTTGCCGTCTATACCGACGGCATTGAAGAAGCGCCGCCCAATGATCCGTTTGCGGCAGTGTTCCAGTTCCGCGGCAAACCTTCGGGGGAAGTGCAGACGGTTCGATTGACGGAGGATCTGGCGGAAATGTCCGATGTGTTTGAAGTGGAGGATGCCGCGGGTTTCGCCGTCGGCGGGTGGTGGAGAGCCCAGGCAAGCAGGGTTCCGGGCGGAGGCGGCACGGAATGGGAACTTGACAAACTCGTAATGGTAACGGAAATAATCGATGCTAAACATGTACGTTTTAACTATAAGAACGGCTGGCGGATCGGGAAGGGCAGGAGTATCACATACCGGAAAATAATCCCGGTGACCAAAGCCCATGTCAAAAACATGATTTTTTACGGGGCGGGAGCTACCGATACGACCGGGTCGCATCCGCTTGTTTACGAATATGCGGTGGACTGCAACGCGGAAGCCATTGAGGCTTTCGGCACCTTTTGGCCGGTCATTATGCGCAGGCATTGCACTTATTTTGTTACCGAACGCTGCCGCCTGACCAATCCGGCGGAAGTGATTATTGGCGGCACGGGTTATATGACCCAGCAAATCTATTGTCTGTGCGGCCATGTGCGTGACTGTCAGACGAGCAATGCCCGCCATCTGAATGATTTTACGGGTTCGGCCTACTGCCTGGTGGAGAACTGCCACGGCGACGGCGACGAACACGGTACCTTTGTCACGCACGGCCAATATGAGCATGATCTGACGTTTACCGGAAATTCGGGACTGCTCTCCTTCGCAAACAGCGGACCGATTTGGGGCGAAAGCGCCAAACGAATCACCGTCAAAAAACATGTCGGCAGCCGCTTTATTTCCTTCCGGAAAGTGACGGATATGACGCTTGAGGATGTGCATGTTTTTGAACGGGAGGGGGTGCCTGATTCGGGTTCGATCTGGGTGAATGCGGACGGCGTCCAAATGAAGAACTGCACGGCGGACGACGGGGTGGCTTTTTTCCAGGCATCCAGCCGCTCCGAACGCCCAAACGCAATCGAAAACTGCACATTTAAGCTAAGCAAAGGGAACGCTTTGAACCGGGCGCCAATCACCCGCAATCTTTCCTTTTATAATTGCCATTTTCACGGTTTGGACGGCAATCATTGGAATGCGCCAGGCCGCTTGCACTTTCGCGAATGTTATCTGCATGGCACGGATCATGCGGAGCCTTTGCGGATGGCGGGACGCGTGTTCAGCTTCCATGGAGGTATGATGGAAAACATCGGCTTAATGCTGTGCGGAACGGAAAACCAACGCGTGGAAGTGTTCTCTGGCGCGCGGATATGCGGAACAAACCGCAGCAAATCGTTTTTCGCGATCGATAAGGAAGCAGGGCGCGTGGAATGGATGTTCTCGGGTATGGTCAGTGAGGCCGGTGATAGGGATACTTTGCATTTCAGCCTAATTTCAGGGCACGGTGAATATACCGCCAGCGGCTGCGTTTTTGAAGGAGGGGGATTTGAGGTCGCGGCCGATTATTTCGAGGGAGGTTACATGCTGCATCAGGGCAATGTAGAGAGGGCGGTAGACCGCGGCGGTCTGCCGGCGGAAAATGCTGCGGTGCGGCATTTGCAGGGCAATCTGATCTTGCGGTAG
- a CDS encoding ABC transporter ATP-binding protein, with translation MNHPNDIQLDAVLSLRGVSKKIGNKKIVDQLSFDVHEGEIVGLLGPNGAGKTTTIRMIAGLIQMTEGDIFIRGSSIRRDWKKAIRHMGAIIENPEFYPYMTGYDNLKQYQRMNDWISDSRIEEVVRLVGLENAMKKKVKAYSLGMRQRLGIAQALLHEPSVLILDEPTNGLDPAGIREMRDYLKTIAREEGISILVSSHLLLEMEQLCSRVVVIQEGKLVTVRSLVDDGGDLSEEKNFVRVMFRVGRLEEAKHVLAARDDAEILQVDAGQSELLVALRYKDIPDMVTALGAAQVPIYQITELKQSLEDEFLKWTGGNRIA, from the coding sequence ATGAATCATCCCAATGATATACAATTAGACGCCGTGCTGTCGCTGCGGGGCGTTTCCAAGAAAATAGGGAACAAAAAAATCGTGGATCAGCTATCGTTTGATGTCCATGAAGGGGAAATCGTCGGTTTGCTCGGACCGAACGGCGCGGGGAAGACGACAACGATCCGCATGATCGCCGGACTGATTCAAATGACGGAAGGGGATATTTTCATTCGCGGGAGCAGCATCCGGCGCGATTGGAAAAAAGCGATTCGCCATATGGGAGCGATTATCGAGAATCCGGAATTTTATCCTTACATGACCGGTTATGATAACTTGAAACAATATCAGCGCATGAACGACTGGATCAGCGACAGCCGGATCGAAGAGGTCGTCCGTCTCGTCGGGCTTGAGAATGCCATGAAGAAAAAGGTCAAGGCCTATTCGCTCGGAATGCGCCAGCGGCTGGGAATAGCGCAGGCATTGCTGCACGAGCCCTCCGTCCTGATCCTGGACGAACCGACCAACGGGCTTGATCCGGCGGGCATTCGGGAAATGCGTGATTACCTGAAAACCATCGCCCGCGAGGAAGGCATTTCGATTCTGGTGTCGAGTCATCTTTTGCTGGAGATGGAGCAGTTATGCAGCCGGGTGGTCGTGATCCAGGAGGGCAAGCTGGTGACGGTACGTTCCCTAGTTGACGATGGAGGGGATCTGTCCGAAGAGAAAAATTTTGTGCGGGTCATGTTCCGGGTCGGCCGCCTTGAGGAAGCCAAACATGTGCTTGCCGCCCGCGATGATGCCGAAATTTTGCAGGTGGACGCAGGGCAAAGCGAGCTGCTGGTGGCGCTCCGGTACAAGGACATTCCAGATATGGTAACCGCGCTTGGCGCGGCGCAAGTCCCCATTTACCAAATCACGGAGCTGAAACAATCGCTGGAAGACGAATTTTTGAAATGGACGGGAGGAAACAGAATTGCGTAG
- a CDS encoding ABC transporter permease translates to MRSFMNLVTNEWLKMSKKRSFFIPYAIIAVMAVTVAWVIKRWGGNMDISVYEYTGMMSSIDGFGKFVAMLAIIFTAGMISKEHSQGTIKFLLIRGQSRVKILASKYAAALLFVLSLIVWLHVTCFASGALFFGFEQSPGVWNDMLIVGGSTLVYSIVYTTLAFMMGVLTRSTGAAMGLGMMAVVLSSIVIPKSFYKYVLFPNVNLSVYSHGGQPPIEGMTLPFSITVLAIYLILFLGISFVTFKRRDIA, encoded by the coding sequence TTGCGTAGTTTTATGAACCTTGTTACAAATGAATGGCTGAAAATGTCCAAGAAACGCAGCTTTTTTATTCCATATGCAATCATCGCGGTGATGGCGGTGACGGTGGCCTGGGTCATCAAGCGCTGGGGCGGAAATATGGACATATCCGTTTACGAATATACTGGCATGATGTCCAGCATCGATGGTTTCGGCAAGTTTGTCGCCATGCTTGCAATTATTTTTACGGCTGGCATGATATCCAAAGAACACAGCCAGGGAACGATTAAATTTTTGCTCATCCGCGGTCAAAGCCGCGTTAAAATACTCGCTTCAAAATATGCGGCGGCGCTGCTGTTTGTCTTGTCGCTGATCGTTTGGCTTCATGTAACATGCTTCGCTTCGGGAGCTTTATTTTTCGGGTTCGAGCAGTCTCCGGGTGTATGGAACGATATGCTGATCGTGGGCGGAAGCACGCTTGTATACAGCATCGTTTACACGACACTGGCGTTTATGATGGGCGTGCTGACGCGCTCGACAGGCGCGGCGATGGGTCTGGGGATGATGGCCGTTGTACTGAGCAGTATTGTTATCCCAAAGAGCTTTTACAAATACGTGCTGTTTCCGAACGTAAATCTGTCTGTATACAGTCACGGGGGACAGCCGCCGATCGAAGGGATGACGCTTCCTTTTTCGATCACGGTTTTGGCCATATATCTCATCTTGTTTCTTGGCATCAGCTTTGTTACGTTTAAGAGACGTGATATAGCCTGA
- a CDS encoding carbohydrate ABC transporter permease, which yields MPVLFKRSWSDRIVDGGIYTILALFGLLTLFPLYYVVIVSFTPYTEVLRNGGFLLIPHTLTLDAFKVIFTSGVVPRALGVTLLVTVLGTALNLAVTTLLAYPLSKKFLPGRNAVLMGIVFTMLFSGGLIPTFLTVKMTGLMNTIWALIIPGLVSTFNMLIMKTYFESLPQEVEEAAKVDGCGDVATLVKIVLPLSMPIMATLGLFYGVTHWNAYFPGIMYLNDRSLYPLQVVLRNMIITPSVSQELAVPQTQLSALPPESIKMATVVVAIVPVMLVYPFLQKYFIKGMLIGAVKG from the coding sequence ATGCCCGTGTTATTCAAAAGATCATGGTCAGACCGCATCGTTGACGGCGGAATATATACCATACTTGCGCTTTTTGGTTTGCTCACGCTTTTTCCGCTTTATTATGTCGTTATCGTTTCTTTTACGCCTTATACCGAGGTGCTGCGCAACGGCGGGTTTTTGTTGATTCCGCACACATTGACGCTGGATGCATTCAAAGTGATTTTCACAAGCGGTGTCGTGCCGCGCGCGCTCGGGGTCACTCTTTTGGTCACGGTTTTGGGGACGGCGCTGAATTTGGCGGTTACGACTCTCCTTGCCTACCCTTTATCGAAAAAGTTCCTTCCAGGCAGAAACGCGGTGCTGATGGGGATTGTGTTTACGATGCTGTTTTCCGGTGGCCTCATCCCAACGTTCTTGACGGTTAAAATGACGGGGCTGATGAATACGATCTGGGCCTTGATCATCCCTGGCCTCGTGTCGACCTTTAACATGCTGATCATGAAAACATATTTCGAAAGTTTGCCGCAGGAAGTCGAGGAGGCCGCTAAAGTGGATGGCTGCGGCGATGTGGCCACGCTTGTCAAAATCGTGCTTCCGCTGTCCATGCCGATCATGGCTACGCTGGGTCTTTTTTATGGCGTGACGCACTGGAATGCGTACTTCCCGGGCATTATGTATTTGAACGATCGCAGCTTGTATCCGCTTCAGGTCGTGCTGCGCAACATGATCATTACGCCAAGCGTCAGCCAGGAACTGGCCGTGCCGCAGACGCAGCTCAGCGCCCTGCCGCCGGAATCGATTAAAATGGCCACCGTTGTGGTCGCGATCGTGCCGGTCATGCTCGTGTATCCGTTTCTGCAGAAATATTTTATCAAAGGCATGCTGATCGGGGCCGTTAAAGGTTAA
- a CDS encoding zinc-dependent alcohol dehydrogenase: protein MKAIKSHNGEAVFAELPDPTVKPQHVKVRIDLSSVSVGTELLMLRNHSEAFLGYSATGTVLEIGEGVGHVKPGQRVACYGTPAHREVMLSPKHLTVPVPDEVTAEEAAFSGIGAICIHALRQANLQFGETVVVMGVGILGQIIARIAHASNYRVIALEPMKERRDMLAAAGITRICANEEEMKALLEQTTGGKGADAVLICASIRNESLIDHGIRFLRDRGSVVIVGDTGCEFDRDLLFHKEASLHISRAGGPGRYDHDYERAGFDYPIGYVRWTEGRNIEEFLRMLAEKRIEIRPLITDRLTFEELPDFYKRIREDPRPTMGVTVSIP from the coding sequence ATGAAAGCGATAAAAAGTCACAATGGGGAAGCCGTATTTGCAGAGCTGCCCGATCCAACTGTAAAACCGCAGCATGTGAAAGTCCGCATCGACTTATCTTCCGTCAGCGTCGGCACGGAATTGCTGATGCTGAGAAATCATTCGGAAGCGTTTCTGGGATACAGCGCGACAGGCACCGTCCTGGAAATCGGAGAGGGGGTCGGTCATGTGAAGCCGGGCCAGCGGGTGGCCTGCTACGGAACACCTGCACACCGGGAAGTCATGTTGTCGCCGAAGCATTTAACGGTACCTGTACCGGATGAGGTAACAGCTGAGGAAGCCGCATTTTCGGGAATCGGAGCGATCTGTATCCATGCGCTGCGGCAGGCAAACCTGCAATTTGGCGAGACGGTGGTCGTTATGGGCGTCGGCATTCTGGGCCAGATTATTGCCCGAATCGCGCATGCAAGCAATTACCGGGTCATAGCCCTGGAGCCTATGAAGGAGCGGCGGGATATGCTGGCTGCTGCCGGAATTACGCGGATATGCGCAAATGAGGAAGAGATGAAGGCTCTGCTTGAGCAAACGACGGGAGGCAAGGGGGCGGACGCTGTACTTATCTGCGCAAGCATCCGCAATGAGAGTTTGATCGATCACGGCATTCGTTTTTTGCGCGATCGTGGAAGCGTTGTCATTGTTGGCGATACCGGCTGCGAATTCGACCGCGACCTGCTGTTTCATAAAGAAGCGAGCCTACATATATCCCGCGCGGGCGGCCCCGGCCGTTACGATCACGATTACGAGCGGGCCGGCTTCGATTATCCTATCGGCTACGTCCGCTGGACGGAAGGGCGGAATATCGAGGAATTTTTGCGGATGCTCGCCGAAAAACGGATCGAGATCCGGCCTTTGATTACCGATCGGCTCACATTTGAGGAGCTCCCCGATTTCTACAAGCGTATCCGCGAAGATCCGCGGCCCACGATGGGCGTTACCGTAAGCATACCCTAA
- a CDS encoding extracellular solute-binding protein — translation MKRTGFIVLMVMMLILSACGDKKEAAGGTGGGEASSGEAGKQKDGGKMPLEWFVVASADAQLPAKDKDFVKKTIDEKFGVDLTIDYMPYGPDFQNKLNSLISSGDTPDVFYTDGVASNQYIKDGVAREIKELVTPQTMPNYFKHWVSEKDLGMYQVQGKFARAPIPYPKDIYRSYYIRKDWLDNLGLAMPANYDEMIEVMKAFTEKDPDGNGKKDTYGFTTYGGGTNMSLDFPEFVKHGLIGDFMVEGDKFIDTRTDLRVEQVLNDIKKVMDMGIVDPDWLLAKNGQQLEKAEQGKVGIVLGVGKNLAFDNNPEGLQVKTKQITGNDKVDWQPFHPFAKTGTWLETVPGNPFLLSSQSSDDKIKKSLEILDWLAGEEGYLLTHYGQEGTDYTREGNKIKINQEAFKQNVTDNGNFLTVYQWFTPVPSPEVLGLELDDPSITERDKKIVETIDSYKIVPSVGTSVVVKEGMDLAGLRKRMNEIMVSIVFDEKDASKWPEYRKELMTKYGGNEIFNYYAEQVSNASGKTVTFAGE, via the coding sequence ATGAAACGAACCGGCTTTATTGTACTCATGGTCATGATGTTGATTTTATCCGCCTGCGGCGACAAAAAGGAAGCGGCTGGCGGCACTGGAGGCGGAGAAGCTTCGAGCGGAGAGGCAGGCAAACAGAAGGACGGCGGCAAAATGCCTTTGGAATGGTTTGTCGTCGCATCCGCAGATGCCCAGCTTCCCGCCAAAGACAAGGATTTCGTGAAGAAGACGATCGATGAAAAATTCGGCGTGGACCTGACGATCGACTACATGCCGTATGGCCCCGATTTCCAGAACAAACTGAATTCGCTTATTTCCTCCGGGGATACGCCTGATGTATTCTATACCGACGGAGTTGCCTCCAACCAATACATCAAGGACGGGGTGGCCCGTGAAATCAAGGAGTTGGTGACTCCGCAAACGATGCCGAACTATTTTAAGCATTGGGTATCCGAAAAAGATCTCGGCATGTACCAGGTGCAGGGCAAATTCGCCCGCGCGCCGATTCCTTACCCTAAAGACATCTACCGTTCCTATTACATTCGAAAAGACTGGCTGGATAACCTGGGGCTTGCCATGCCTGCCAATTACGATGAAATGATCGAAGTTATGAAAGCGTTCACAGAGAAAGATCCGGACGGAAACGGTAAAAAGGATACGTATGGCTTCACTACTTATGGCGGCGGAACGAATATGTCGCTGGATTTCCCTGAATTCGTCAAACACGGACTGATCGGCGATTTTATGGTGGAAGGCGATAAATTTATCGATACCCGTACCGATCTGCGTGTGGAGCAGGTGCTAAACGACATCAAAAAAGTGATGGATATGGGCATTGTCGATCCCGACTGGCTTTTGGCCAAAAACGGGCAGCAGCTTGAAAAGGCCGAGCAGGGAAAAGTGGGCATCGTGCTTGGCGTCGGCAAAAACCTGGCATTCGATAACAATCCGGAAGGCCTGCAAGTGAAAACGAAGCAGATTACGGGGAATGACAAGGTCGATTGGCAGCCGTTCCACCCGTTTGCGAAAACGGGAACCTGGCTCGAAACGGTTCCGGGCAATCCGTTCCTGCTGAGTTCGCAATCTTCCGATGACAAGATCAAAAAATCGCTGGAAATCCTCGATTGGCTGGCAGGCGAAGAAGGATATCTCCTGACACACTATGGTCAAGAAGGCACGGATTACACGCGCGAAGGAAATAAAATCAAAATCAACCAGGAAGCCTTTAAGCAAAACGTCACCGATAACGGCAATTTCCTGACGGTTTATCAGTGGTTCACGCCGGTTCCGTCTCCGGAGGTGCTGGGACTGGAACTGGATGATCCAAGCATTACGGAACGGGACAAAAAAATCGTCGAGACGATCGATTCCTACAAAATCGTCCCATCCGTCGGCACTAGCGTTGTCGTGAAGGAAGGCATGGACCTGGCCGGACTCCGCAAACGGATGAACGAAATCATGGTTTCCATCGTTTTTGACGAAAAGGATGCTTCCAAATGGCCTGAATACCGCAAGGAGCTGATGACCAAATACGGCGGCAATGAGATCTTTAATTATTATGCGGAGCAGGTTTCCAATGCTTCGGGGAAAACCGTTACTTTTGCCGGGGAATAA